Proteins encoded together in one Chelonoidis abingdonii isolate Lonesome George chromosome 1, CheloAbing_2.0, whole genome shotgun sequence window:
- the CAPZA3 gene encoding F-actin-capping protein subunit alpha-3 → MSNKCDLSKEEKVWIICRLLYQAPPGEFYSVFEDLRILVQDDDLMRQEAAQVCAHHNKNNFTLVRIEGTNVLMTRYNDLGGNRFFDPKYKFSFKFDHLSGISNKFQLHGIAWDETELWRTALNSALKAYVDSHFPSGDCCVFRKTLKNWQVFVVCIASHQYKPLGFWNGLWKGEWTFSQIPVITQVTGAIHLQVHYFKDANLHMTVCKTVEETLHVIDPAQLAIDFVKLIETEDNKFHIAMLENFQTLTDEIWRKILRRQLPVTRTIINWNKLLTNQSIKTNISSHEVPLSLTKCMV, encoded by the coding sequence ATGTCCAACAAATGTGATTTATCTAAGGAAGAGAAGGTGTGGATCATATGCCGTCTGCTGTATCAGGCACCTCCAGGTGAATTCTACAGTGTTTTTGAAGATCTCCGTATTCTGGTCCAGGATGATGACCTAATGAGGCAAGAGGCTGCCCAGGTCTGTGCCCATCACAATAAGAACAATTTCACTTTAGTCAGAATAGAAGGAACCAATGTGCTGATGACTCGCTACAATGATCTAGGAGGAAATCGCTTTTTTGACCCTAAATAtaaattttctttcaaatttgaTCACTTGAGTGGAATATCAAATAAATTTCAGCTCCATGGGATAGCATGGGATGAAACAGAGTTATGGAGAACAGCCCTAAATAGTGCTTTAAAGGCATACGTGGATAGTCACTTTCCTTCAGGGGACTGCTGTGTATTTAGAAAAACCTTGAAAAACTGGCAGGTATTTGTGGTCTGTATTGCAAGTCATCAGTACAAACCATTGGGTTTCTGGAATGGCCTTTGGAAAGGTGAATGGACTTTTTCCCAGATTCCAGTTATTACTCAGGTTACAGGGGCCATTCATTTGCAAGTACACTACTTTAAAGATGCTAACCTCCACATGACAGTCTGCAAGACTGTTGAAGAGACCTTGCACGTAATTGACCCAGCCCAGTTGGCCATAGATTTTGTGAAACTCATAGAAACTGAAGACAACAAATTTCACATTGCCATGCTGGAAAATTTCCAAACTTTGACAGATGAAATCTGGAGAAAAATTCTACGAAGGCAGCTCCCAGTCACTCGCACAATCATtaactggaataaactgctgacCAATCAGAGCATAAAAACCAATATTTCCAGTCATGAGGTGCCACTGAGTTTAACAAAGTGTATGGTTTGA